The following coding sequences lie in one Phragmites australis chromosome 8, lpPhrAust1.1, whole genome shotgun sequence genomic window:
- the LOC133927161 gene encoding glutaredoxin-C8-like, protein MAALLGRWVGVAAAAAALMALAAFGSVSESSPKSFVKSTVSAHDVVIFSKSYCPYCRRAKAVFKELHLKEEPYVVELDQREDGGEIQDALLDIVGRRTVPQVFVNGKHLGGSDDTVEAYESGKLAKLLNIGVKDDL, encoded by the exons ATGGCGGCGTTGCTGGGCCGATGGGTCGGAGtggcagcggccgccgccgcgctcatGGCGCTCGCGGCGTTTGGATCCGTCTCGGAGTCATCGCCCAAGTCCTTCGTGAAATCCACCGTCTCCGCCCACGACGTCGTCATCTTCTCCAAGTCATACTGCCC GTATTGCAGAAGAGCAAAAGCCGTGTTTAAGGAACTTCACTTGAAGGAGGAGCCCTATGTTGTGGAGCTTGATCAGCGAG AGGATGGTGGGGAGATTCAGGATGCCTTATTAGACATAGTTGGCAGGCGTACTGTTCCTCAAGTTTTTGTCAATGGAAAGCACTTGGGGGGCTCTGATG ATACCGTTGAAGCTTACGAAAGCGGCAAGCTGGCAAAACTTCTAAACATTGGAGTCAAAGACGATCTTTGA
- the LOC133927162 gene encoding uncharacterized protein LOC133927162 isoform X1, giving the protein MAYVDHAFSITDEDDLVGGAAGGPRGAPVKDIAFAAALLAFGVLGVVAGAFMAAHRVGGDRAHGIFFIVLGVVMFIPGFYYTRIAYYAYKGYKGFSNIPPI; this is encoded by the exons ATGGCGTACGTGGACCACGCCTTCTCCATCACCGACGAGGACGACCTggtcggcggcgcggcggggggCCCGCGGGGCGCGCCGGTCAAGGATATCGCCTTCGCCGCCGCGCTGCTCGCGTTCGGTGTCCTCGGCGTCGTCGCAGGAGCCTTCATGGCCGCGCACCGCGTCGGCGGCGACCGCGCCCACG GAATTTTCTTTATAGTTCTGGGTGTAGTAATGTTCATCCCAGGGTTCTACTACACAAGAATAGCATACTATGCCTATAAAGGATACAAGGGCTTTTCCAACATCCCTCCTATCTGA
- the LOC133927162 gene encoding uncharacterized protein LOC133927162 isoform X2, whose product MAYVDHAFSITDEDDLVGGAAGGPRGAPVKDIAFAAALLAFGVLGVVAGAFMAAHRVGGDRAHELNGGARTRLEVLLSKMVQPDPSQD is encoded by the exons ATGGCGTACGTGGACCACGCCTTCTCCATCACCGACGAGGACGACCTggtcggcggcgcggcggggggCCCGCGGGGCGCGCCGGTCAAGGATATCGCCTTCGCCGCCGCGCTGCTCGCGTTCGGTGTCCTCGGCGTCGTCGCAGGAGCCTTCATGGCCGCGCACCGCGTCGGCGGCGACCGCGCCCACG AGCTCAACGGTGGGGCACGAACCCGACTTGAAGTTTTATTGTCAAAAATGGTCCAACCGGATCCAAGTCAAGATTAG